A single genomic interval of Streptomyces showdoensis harbors:
- a CDS encoding HAMP domain-containing sensor histidine kinase — protein MVISIKTKLGALVVGAVLLTSCLALVAIRTSTEFRYITIFAMIATLLITQFVAQSLTAPLDEMNTVAGSISRGDFSRRVRGADRRDELGDLALTINRMADDLEAVERHRKELVANVSHELRTPIAALRAVLENVVDGVSEADPETMRTALKQTERLGRLVETLLDLSRLDNGVVKLRTRRFEVWPYLSGVLREANLAASQRGLTTSSGLHNRTDVHLHLDVSPPELTAHADAERLHQVMANLIDNAVKHSPPHGRVTVRARRGPFPDSLEVEVEDEGPGIPEAERHKVFERFNRGAVRAQQGPGSDGGTGLGLAIARWAVDLHGGHIGVAESSRGCRIRLTLPGSLPARD, from the coding sequence ATAGTGATCTCGATCAAGACCAAGCTGGGCGCCCTGGTGGTCGGGGCCGTGCTGCTGACCTCGTGCCTGGCGCTGGTCGCGATCCGCACCTCGACGGAGTTCCGCTACATCACGATCTTCGCGATGATCGCGACCCTGCTGATCACCCAGTTCGTGGCGCAGTCGCTGACCGCGCCGCTGGACGAGATGAACACGGTGGCCGGGTCGATCTCCCGCGGCGACTTCAGCCGCCGGGTGCGCGGCGCGGACCGCCGGGACGAGCTGGGCGACCTCGCCCTGACGATCAACCGCATGGCGGACGACCTGGAGGCGGTGGAGCGGCACCGCAAGGAGCTGGTGGCGAACGTCTCGCACGAGCTGCGCACGCCCATCGCCGCACTCCGCGCGGTGCTGGAGAACGTGGTGGACGGGGTCTCCGAGGCCGATCCGGAGACGATGCGGACGGCCCTGAAGCAGACCGAGCGGCTCGGCCGGCTGGTGGAGACGCTGCTCGACCTGTCACGGCTCGACAACGGTGTCGTGAAGCTCAGGACGCGCCGTTTCGAGGTCTGGCCCTACCTTTCCGGGGTGCTGCGGGAGGCGAACCTGGCGGCCTCCCAGCGCGGCCTGACCACCAGCTCGGGGCTCCACAACCGGACGGACGTGCACCTGCACCTGGACGTGTCGCCGCCGGAGCTGACCGCGCACGCGGACGCCGAGCGGCTGCACCAGGTGATGGCGAACCTGATCGACAACGCGGTGAAGCACTCGCCGCCGCACGGCCGGGTGACCGTACGGGCCCGGCGCGGGCCGTTCCCGGACTCCCTGGAGGTGGAGGTCGAGGACGAGGGCCCGGGCATTCCGGAGGCGGAGCGGCACAAGGTCTTCGAGCGCTTCAACCGGGGCGCGGTCCGCGCCCAGCAGGGCCCCGGCAGCGACGGCGGCACGGGGCTGGGCCTCGCGATCGCCCGCTGGGCGGTGGATCTGCACGGTGGCCACATCGGGGTGGCCGAATCGTCACGGGGATGCCGCATCAGGCTCACCCTTCCGGGCAGCCTTCCGGCGCGAGATTGA
- a CDS encoding response regulator transcription factor has product MEQTHTTHQGAATPGAQRRVLVVEDDATIVEAISARLRAEGFLVQTATDGPAAVDAAEAWQPDLMVLDVMLPGFDGLEVCRRVQAQRPVPVLMLTARDDETDMLVGLGVGADDYMTKPFSMRELAARVHVLLRRVERAALAAVTPRSGILRLGELEIDHAQRRVRVRAEDVHLTPTEFDLLVCLANTPRAVLSREQLLAEVWDWADASGTRTVDSHIKALRRKIGAERIRTVHGVGYALETPAP; this is encoded by the coding sequence ATGGAGCAGACACACACCACTCACCAGGGTGCGGCGACTCCGGGGGCCCAGCGGCGGGTCCTTGTCGTCGAGGACGACGCCACCATCGTGGAGGCCATCTCGGCGCGGCTGCGCGCCGAGGGCTTCCTGGTGCAGACGGCGACCGACGGCCCCGCAGCGGTGGACGCGGCGGAGGCCTGGCAGCCGGACCTGATGGTCCTCGACGTGATGCTGCCCGGCTTCGACGGCCTGGAGGTCTGCCGCCGGGTCCAGGCCCAGCGCCCCGTCCCGGTCCTGATGCTCACGGCCCGTGACGACGAGACGGACATGCTGGTCGGCCTCGGCGTCGGCGCCGACGACTACATGACGAAGCCGTTCTCGATGCGCGAGCTGGCCGCCCGGGTGCACGTCCTGCTGCGCCGGGTGGAGCGCGCCGCGCTGGCGGCGGTCACCCCGCGCAGCGGCATCCTGCGGCTGGGCGAGCTGGAGATCGACCACGCGCAGCGCCGGGTCCGGGTCAGGGCCGAGGACGTGCACCTGACGCCGACCGAGTTCGACCTGCTGGTCTGCCTGGCGAACACGCCCCGCGCGGTGCTCTCCCGCGAGCAGCTGCTGGCGGAGGTGTGGGACTGGGCGGACGCCTCCGGCACCCGGACCGTGGACAGCCACATCAAGGCGCTGCGCCGGAAGATCGGCGCCGAGCGCATCCGCACGGTCCACGGGGTCGGCTACGCGCTGGAGACCCCGGCGCCGTGA
- a CDS encoding multifunctional oxoglutarate decarboxylase/oxoglutarate dehydrogenase thiamine pyrophosphate-binding subunit/dihydrolipoyllysine-residue succinyltransferase subunit, with translation MSSQSPSTPSSPTDQSGQGKSPAAAFGANEWLVDEIYQQYLQDPNSVDRAWWDFFADYKPGAAEAPAAPAATTPSASSAPVTPQTGPAQAAPAAAPAATVPAPAPAPAKPAAAPVAPAAAPAKPAAAAPAPVKAKEATEAPAGPELVTLRGPAAAVAKNMNASLEMPTATSVRAVPVKLLFDNRIVINNHLKRARGGKISFTHLIGYAMVQAIKAMPAMNHSFAEKDGKPTLVKPEHVNFGLAIDLVKPNGDRQLVVAGIKKAETLNFFEFWQAYEDIVKRARVGKLTMEDFTGVTVSLTNPGGLGTVHSVPRLMPGQSVIMGVGSMDYPAEFQGTSQDTLNKLGISKVMTLTSTYDHRVIQGAASGEFLRIVANLLLGEDGFYDDVFKSLRIPYEPVRWLKDIDASHDDDVTKAARVFELIHSYRVRGHVMADTDPLEYKQRKHPDLDITEHGLTLWDLEREFAVGGFAGKSMMKLRDILGVLRDSYCRTTGIEFMHIQDPKQRKWIQDRVERPHARVEREEQLRILRRLNSAEAFETFLQTKYVGQKRFSLEGGESVIPLLDAVIDSAAESRLDEVVIGMAHRGRLNVLANIVGKSYAQIFREFEGNLDPKSMHGSGDVKYHLGAQGTFTGLDGEQIKVSLVANPSHLEAVDPVVEGVVRAKQDVINKGGTDFTVLPVALHGDAAFAGQGVVAETLNMSQLRGYRTGGTVHIVINNQVGFTAAPESSRSSMYATDVARMIEAPIFHVNGDDPEAVVRVARLAFEFRQTFNKDVVIDLICYRRRGHNEGDNPQFTNPQMYTLIDKKRSVRKLYTESLIGRGDITLEEAEQALQDFQGQLEKVFAEVREATAAPASPQVPDARPEFPVAVTTAVSAEVVKRIAESQVNIPERITVHPRLLPQMQRRAASIDDGTIDWGFGETLAIGSLLMEGTPVRLSGQDSRRGTFGQRHAVLVDQETGEDYTPLLYLAEDQAHYNVYDSLLSEYAAMGFEYGYSLERPDSLVIWEAQFGDFVNGAQTVVDEFISSAEQKWGQTSGVTLLLPHGYEGQGPDHSSARPERFLQMCAQDNMTVAMPTLPSNYFHLLRWQVHNPHHKPLIVFTPKSMLRLKAAASKVEEFTTGGFRPVIGDETVNPADVRKVVFCAGKVYYDLEAERQKRGDTETAIIRLERLYPLPGAELQAEIAKYPNAAKYIWAQEEPANQGAWPFIALNLIDHLDLAVGADIPAGERLRRISRPHSSSPAVGSAKRHQAEQAQLVSEVFDA, from the coding sequence GTGTCGTCTCAGTCCCCCAGTACCCCGAGCTCCCCGACCGACCAAAGCGGGCAGGGAAAGTCTCCTGCCGCCGCCTTCGGTGCCAATGAGTGGCTCGTCGACGAGATCTACCAGCAGTACCTCCAGGACCCGAATTCGGTCGATCGTGCCTGGTGGGACTTCTTCGCCGACTACAAGCCCGGCGCCGCGGAGGCCCCCGCCGCCCCGGCCGCCACCACGCCGAGCGCCTCCAGCGCGCCCGTGACGCCGCAGACGGGCCCCGCACAGGCCGCGCCTGCCGCCGCTCCGGCCGCCACGGTGCCGGCCCCGGCCCCGGCTCCCGCGAAGCCCGCCGCGGCGCCCGTCGCCCCGGCCGCGGCTCCCGCGAAGCCGGCCGCCGCGGCTCCGGCCCCGGTCAAGGCCAAGGAGGCCACCGAGGCCCCCGCCGGCCCCGAGCTGGTCACCCTGCGCGGTCCGGCCGCCGCGGTCGCGAAGAACATGAACGCCTCGCTGGAGATGCCGACGGCCACGTCCGTCCGCGCCGTCCCGGTGAAGCTGCTCTTCGACAACCGCATCGTCATCAACAACCACCTGAAGCGCGCCCGGGGCGGGAAGATCTCCTTCACCCACCTCATCGGCTACGCGATGGTGCAGGCCATCAAGGCCATGCCGGCGATGAACCACTCCTTCGCGGAGAAGGACGGCAAGCCGACCCTGGTCAAGCCGGAGCACGTGAACTTCGGCCTCGCGATCGACCTGGTGAAGCCGAACGGCGACCGCCAGCTCGTCGTCGCCGGCATCAAGAAGGCCGAGACCCTGAACTTCTTCGAGTTCTGGCAGGCCTACGAGGACATCGTCAAGCGCGCCCGCGTCGGCAAGCTGACGATGGAGGACTTCACCGGCGTCACGGTCTCGCTGACCAACCCCGGCGGCCTCGGCACCGTCCACTCCGTCCCGCGTCTGATGCCCGGACAGTCGGTCATCATGGGCGTCGGCTCGATGGACTACCCGGCCGAGTTCCAGGGCACCTCCCAGGACACCCTGAACAAGCTGGGCATCTCGAAGGTCATGACCCTGACCTCGACCTACGACCACCGGGTCATCCAGGGCGCCGCCTCCGGCGAGTTCCTGCGGATCGTCGCCAACCTCCTCCTCGGCGAGGACGGCTTCTACGACGACGTCTTCAAGTCGCTGCGCATCCCCTACGAGCCGGTCCGCTGGCTCAAGGACATCGACGCCTCGCACGACGACGACGTCACCAAGGCCGCGCGCGTCTTCGAGCTGATCCACTCCTACCGGGTCCGCGGCCACGTCATGGCCGACACCGACCCGCTGGAGTACAAGCAGCGCAAGCACCCCGACCTGGACATCACCGAGCACGGCCTCACCCTGTGGGACCTGGAGCGCGAGTTCGCGGTCGGCGGCTTCGCCGGCAAGTCGATGATGAAGCTCCGCGACATCCTCGGCGTGCTCCGCGACTCGTACTGCCGCACCACCGGCATCGAGTTCATGCACATCCAGGACCCGAAGCAGCGCAAGTGGATCCAGGACCGCGTGGAGCGCCCGCACGCCCGCGTGGAGCGCGAGGAGCAGCTGCGCATCCTGCGCCGCCTGAACTCGGCCGAGGCCTTCGAGACCTTCCTGCAGACGAAGTACGTCGGCCAGAAGCGCTTCTCCCTGGAGGGCGGCGAGTCCGTCATCCCGCTGCTCGACGCGGTCATCGACTCCGCCGCGGAGTCGCGCCTCGACGAGGTCGTCATCGGCATGGCCCACCGCGGCCGCCTGAACGTCCTCGCCAACATCGTCGGCAAGTCGTACGCGCAGATCTTCCGCGAGTTCGAGGGCAACCTCGACCCGAAGTCGATGCACGGCTCCGGCGACGTCAAGTACCACCTGGGCGCCCAGGGCACCTTCACCGGCCTGGACGGCGAGCAGATCAAGGTCTCGCTCGTCGCCAACCCCTCCCACCTGGAGGCGGTCGACCCGGTCGTGGAGGGTGTCGTCCGCGCCAAGCAGGACGTCATCAACAAGGGCGGCACGGACTTCACCGTCCTGCCGGTCGCCCTGCACGGCGACGCGGCCTTCGCCGGCCAGGGCGTCGTGGCCGAGACGCTGAACATGTCGCAGCTGCGCGGCTACCGCACCGGCGGCACGGTCCACATCGTCATCAACAACCAGGTCGGCTTCACGGCGGCTCCCGAGTCGTCCCGCTCCTCCATGTACGCCACCGACGTGGCCCGCATGATCGAGGCGCCGATCTTCCACGTGAACGGCGACGACCCGGAGGCCGTGGTCCGCGTCGCGCGGCTCGCCTTCGAGTTCCGCCAGACGTTCAACAAGGACGTCGTGATCGACCTCATCTGCTACCGCCGCCGCGGTCACAACGAGGGCGACAACCCGCAGTTCACGAACCCGCAGATGTACACCCTGATCGACAAGAAGCGCTCGGTGCGCAAGCTCTACACCGAGTCCCTGATCGGTCGCGGCGACATCACCCTGGAAGAGGCGGAGCAGGCGCTCCAGGACTTCCAGGGCCAGCTGGAGAAGGTCTTCGCGGAGGTCCGCGAGGCCACCGCCGCCCCGGCCTCCCCGCAGGTCCCGGACGCGCGTCCCGAGTTCCCGGTCGCCGTCACCACGGCGGTCTCCGCGGAGGTCGTGAAGCGGATCGCCGAGTCGCAGGTCAACATCCCGGAGCGGATCACGGTCCACCCGCGTCTGCTCCCGCAGATGCAGCGCCGTGCCGCCTCGATCGACGACGGCACCATCGACTGGGGCTTCGGCGAGACCCTCGCCATCGGCTCGCTGCTGATGGAGGGCACCCCGGTCCGCCTGTCGGGCCAGGACTCCCGCCGCGGCACCTTCGGCCAGCGCCACGCGGTCCTCGTGGACCAGGAGACCGGCGAGGACTACACCCCGCTGCTCTACCTGGCCGAGGACCAGGCCCACTACAACGTCTACGACTCGCTGCTCAGCGAGTACGCGGCGATGGGCTTCGAGTACGGCTACTCGCTGGAGCGCCCGGACTCCCTGGTCATCTGGGAGGCCCAGTTCGGTGACTTCGTCAACGGCGCGCAGACCGTCGTCGACGAGTTCATCTCCTCGGCCGAGCAGAAGTGGGGCCAGACCTCCGGCGTCACGCTGCTCCTGCCGCACGGCTACGAGGGCCAGGGCCCGGACCACTCGTCCGCGCGCCCGGAGCGCTTCCTCCAGATGTGCGCCCAGGACAACATGACGGTCGCCATGCCGACGCTGCCGTCGAACTACTTCCACCTCCTGCGCTGGCAGGTGCACAACCCGCACCACAAGCCGCTCATCGTCTTCACCCCGAAGTCGATGCTGCGTCTGAAGGCCGCGGCGTCGAAGGTCGAGGAGTTCACCACCGGCGGCTTCCGCCCGGTGATCGGCGACGAGACGGTCAACCCGGCGGACGTCCGCAAGGTCGTCTTCTGCGCGGGCAAGGTCTACTACGACCTGGAGGCCGAGCGTCAGAAGCGCGGCGACACGGAGACCGCGATCATCCGCCTCGAGCGCCTGTACCCGCTGCCGGGTGCCGAGCTCCAGGCCGAGATCGCCAAGTACCCGAACGCGGCGAAGTACATCTGGGCCCAGGAGGAGCCGGCGAACCAGGGTGCCTGGCCGTTCATCGCGCTCAACCTGATCGACCACCTGGACCTGGCGGTCGGCGCGGACATCCCGGCGGGCGAGCGCCTGCGCCGGATCTCCCGCCCGCACTCCTCGTCCCCGGCGGTCGGCTCGGCCAAGCGCCACCAGGCCGAGCAGGCGCAGCTGGTCTCGGAGGTCTTCGACGCCTGA
- the surE gene encoding 5'/3'-nucleotidase SurE — MTGRDILMRTYLALTTAAATLLAAGATAYAVTPAHPGPAAKPLAGLRVLISNDDSMQAAKASNSDGLGLYELRRAMCAAGADVVVMAPWQVQSGKGTAVTNGGVVTAQRRTALPAGYEDDCSAAPSQGAVFGVCLAAGPCGKDTPSATPADTVKLALRGGLRAKVGWKEAPDLVLTGINSGPNVSASVNDSGTVGAAVAAVDQGVPALAFSSSGDESNTFFPRENYRAHAEFGARLVAGLRARSLLTPEFALKVDYPDVSTGQRARPAVWTRVGDGAVVYHAFEQRGTSDSFDIALGLCPFDGTGEGECAEGRKDADSTWLLDKGHVTVAPITWDRTYGTPVEARRTLKRIEQYVEHDAPRP; from the coding sequence ATGACAGGAAGGGACATCCTGATGCGCACCTACCTCGCCCTCACCACCGCGGCGGCCACGCTCCTGGCCGCGGGAGCCACGGCCTACGCGGTGACGCCCGCCCATCCCGGCCCCGCCGCCAAGCCCCTCGCCGGCCTCCGCGTCCTGATCTCCAACGACGACTCGATGCAGGCCGCCAAGGCGAGCAACTCCGACGGCCTCGGCCTCTACGAGCTGCGCCGCGCGATGTGCGCCGCCGGTGCGGACGTCGTCGTGATGGCCCCCTGGCAGGTCCAGTCGGGCAAGGGCACGGCCGTCACCAACGGCGGGGTGGTCACCGCCCAGCGCCGCACCGCCCTGCCGGCGGGCTACGAGGACGACTGCTCGGCCGCCCCCTCCCAGGGCGCCGTCTTCGGCGTGTGCCTGGCCGCGGGCCCCTGCGGCAAGGACACCCCGAGCGCCACCCCCGCCGACACGGTGAAGCTCGCCCTGCGCGGCGGGCTGAGAGCGAAGGTGGGCTGGAAGGAGGCCCCCGACCTGGTCCTCACCGGCATCAACTCGGGCCCGAACGTCTCCGCGAGCGTCAACGACTCGGGCACGGTCGGCGCCGCGGTCGCGGCCGTCGACCAGGGCGTCCCGGCCCTCGCCTTCTCCTCCTCGGGCGACGAGAGCAACACGTTCTTCCCGCGCGAGAACTACCGCGCCCACGCCGAGTTCGGCGCCCGGCTCGTCGCGGGCCTCAGGGCGCGCTCCCTGCTCACCCCGGAGTTCGCGCTCAAGGTCGACTACCCGGACGTGAGCACCGGACAGCGGGCCCGGCCCGCGGTGTGGACGCGGGTCGGCGACGGCGCGGTGGTCTACCACGCCTTCGAGCAGCGCGGCACGAGCGACTCCTTCGACATCGCGCTGGGGCTGTGCCCGTTCGACGGCACCGGCGAGGGCGAGTGCGCGGAGGGCCGGAAGGACGCCGACTCGACCTGGCTGCTCGACAAGGGCCACGTCACGGTCGCCCCGATCACCTGGGACCGCACGTACGGCACCCCCGTCGAGGCGCGCCGCACGCTGAAGCGGATCGAACAGTACGTCGAGCACGACGCGCCGCGCCCGTAA
- a CDS encoding spermidine synthase — MPVTVDRREGPYGEVVLRRRSTAQDDDVYEIIANGTFLMDTSDGRSERLLVDAAMAALPEAARDSGPAVLIGGLGVGFSLAHAAADPRWRRIAVAEREEAVIDWHRAGPLAAISGRALGDERTVILHTDLLAYLRTTPDTYDALCLDIDNGPDWTVTEDNESLYSAQGLAVCKDRLAPGGILAVWSARPSADFEESLRNAGFSGVRTEEIPVARGVPDAVHLAVRPA; from the coding sequence ATCCCCGTCACCGTCGACCGCCGCGAGGGCCCGTACGGGGAGGTGGTCCTGCGCAGACGCTCCACGGCGCAGGACGACGACGTCTACGAGATCATCGCCAACGGCACCTTCCTGATGGACACGTCCGACGGACGCTCGGAGCGGCTCCTGGTCGACGCGGCGATGGCGGCGCTCCCGGAAGCGGCGCGCGACTCGGGCCCGGCCGTCCTCATCGGCGGCCTGGGCGTCGGCTTCTCGCTCGCGCACGCCGCCGCCGACCCCCGCTGGCGCCGGATCGCGGTCGCGGAACGCGAGGAGGCGGTCATCGACTGGCACCGCGCGGGCCCGCTGGCGGCGATCTCGGGCCGGGCGCTCGGGGACGAGCGCACCGTGATCCTGCACACGGACCTCCTGGCGTACCTCCGCACCACCCCGGACACGTACGACGCCCTCTGCCTGGACATCGACAACGGCCCCGACTGGACGGTCACCGAGGACAACGAATCCCTGTACTCGGCCCAGGGGTTGGCGGTCTGCAAGGACCGTCTGGCACCCGGCGGGATCCTCGCCGTGTGGTCCGCCCGGCCGTCCGCCGATTTCGAAGAGTCGTTGCGGAATGCCGGATTCAGCGGGGTACGGACCGAAGAGATCCCGGTTGCCCGGGGCGTCCCCGACGCGGTCCACCTCGCCGTCCGGCCTGCGTAG
- a CDS encoding glycoside hydrolase family 3 protein, protein MHPYQDPTRPVAERVEDLLSRMTLEEKAGQLFHSMLMMNPDGTPVTETDGSMLPFTTPELIEGRGLTHFNLLGTHGAREMALWHNAIQEMAAATRLGIPVSLSTDPRHAFTDNIGASFNSGAFSAWPEALGLAAVRDPELVFRFADTVRREYLSVGFRTALHPQIDLATEPRWSRQSGTFGSDAALTGELVRAYVLGLQGEELGPDSVAAMVKHFPGGGPQKDGEDPHFAHGKEQVYPGGLRDLHLEPFKAAIAAGCSQMMPYYGQPVGTDWEEVGFGFNRGVIQGLLREELGFTGIVCTDWGLLNDSEIFGEPHGARAWGVEHLSVAERAAKALDAGADQFGGEECPEVIVELVRSGRVAESRVDASVRRLLHEKFVLGLFDERRYVDPDEAAETVGRADFAALGAAAQRRSLTVLTAGPLPVGNRPKLYVENVDPVTAAAYGEVVATPAEADLAVLRLRTPYEERPNKFESFFHSGSLAFPEPELTRILALLDTTPTLVCVNLERPAVLPEIAEHAAALIADYGASDEALLDVAFGRAKPEGRLPFELPRSMAAVEASRPDVPNDTADPVFPYGHGLEL, encoded by the coding sequence ATGCACCCCTACCAGGACCCCACCCGCCCGGTCGCCGAGCGCGTCGAGGACCTCCTCTCCCGCATGACCCTGGAGGAGAAGGCCGGACAGCTCTTCCACTCCATGCTGATGATGAATCCGGACGGCACCCCGGTGACCGAGACCGACGGCTCGATGCTGCCGTTCACCACCCCGGAGCTCATCGAGGGCCGCGGGCTCACCCACTTCAACCTGCTCGGCACCCACGGCGCCCGCGAGATGGCCCTGTGGCACAACGCGATCCAGGAGATGGCCGCCGCCACGCGCCTCGGCATCCCGGTCTCGCTCTCCACGGACCCCCGGCACGCCTTCACCGACAACATCGGCGCGTCCTTCAACTCCGGCGCCTTCTCCGCCTGGCCCGAGGCCCTCGGCCTCGCCGCCGTCCGCGACCCGGAGCTGGTCTTCCGCTTCGCCGACACCGTGCGCCGCGAGTACCTCTCGGTCGGCTTCCGCACGGCGCTCCACCCGCAGATCGACCTCGCCACCGAGCCCCGCTGGTCCCGCCAGTCCGGCACCTTCGGCTCCGACGCGGCCCTCACCGGCGAACTCGTCCGCGCCTACGTCCTCGGCCTCCAGGGCGAGGAGCTGGGCCCGGACTCGGTCGCGGCGATGGTCAAGCACTTCCCGGGCGGCGGCCCGCAGAAGGACGGCGAGGACCCGCACTTCGCGCACGGCAAGGAGCAGGTCTACCCGGGCGGCCTGCGCGACCTGCACCTGGAGCCCTTCAAGGCCGCCATCGCCGCCGGCTGCTCGCAGATGATGCCGTACTACGGCCAGCCCGTCGGCACCGACTGGGAAGAGGTGGGCTTCGGCTTCAACCGGGGCGTCATCCAGGGCCTCCTGCGCGAGGAGCTCGGCTTCACCGGCATCGTCTGCACCGACTGGGGCCTGCTCAACGACAGCGAGATCTTCGGCGAGCCGCACGGCGCCCGGGCCTGGGGCGTGGAGCACCTGAGCGTGGCCGAGCGCGCGGCGAAGGCCCTGGACGCGGGCGCGGACCAGTTCGGCGGCGAGGAGTGCCCCGAGGTGATCGTGGAGCTGGTGCGCTCGGGCCGCGTGGCCGAATCCCGCGTGGACGCCTCCGTACGCCGCCTGCTGCACGAGAAGTTCGTCCTCGGCCTCTTCGACGAGCGCCGGTACGTCGACCCCGACGAGGCCGCGGAGACCGTCGGCCGGGCCGACTTCGCCGCGCTCGGCGCCGCCGCCCAGCGCCGCTCCCTGACGGTCCTCACCGCCGGCCCGCTCCCCGTCGGGAACCGGCCGAAGCTATACGTGGAGAACGTGGACCCGGTCACGGCGGCGGCCTACGGCGAGGTGGTGGCCACCCCCGCGGAGGCGGACCTGGCGGTCCTGCGCCTGCGCACCCCGTACGAGGAGCGCCCGAACAAGTTCGAATCGTTCTTCCACTCGGGCTCGCTCGCCTTCCCCGAACCCGAGCTGACCCGCATCCTGGCCCTCCTCGACACCACCCCCACCCTGGTGTGCGTGAACCTGGAGCGCCCGGCCGTCCTCCCGGAGATCGCGGAGCACGCGGCGGCCCTGATCGCCGACTACGGGGCGAGCGACGAGGCCCTGCTGGACGTGGCCTTCGGCCGGGCGAAGCCGGAGGGCCGGCTCCCCTTCGAGCTGCCGCGCTCCATGGCGGCGGTGGAGGCCTCGCGTCCGGACGTCCCGAACGACACGGCGGACCCGGTCTTCCCGTACGGCCACGGCCTGGAGCTCTGA
- a CDS encoding TetR/AcrR family transcriptional regulator has protein sequence MPESEGRAARRSAGRGSYAVGDARRRKILDTAVEHFGRWGFHASSLARIANDCGITQGGLLHHFRSKEDLLLSVLAQSEEHDVERLFSEEPASYAGYLDTLVALIEDNTRRPGIVRMFNVLVGESGNLGHPAHEYFKERYARILRHTVDLLERAVERGELRTGIDCEAVGREQLAVMDGLQIQWALDPGALDMPGRVRDFLRRQYEEIRA, from the coding sequence ATGCCGGAGAGCGAGGGGCGAGCGGCCCGTAGAAGTGCAGGTCGGGGCAGTTACGCGGTCGGTGACGCGCGGCGCCGGAAGATCCTGGACACCGCCGTCGAGCACTTCGGCCGGTGGGGCTTCCACGCCTCCTCGCTGGCCCGGATCGCCAACGACTGCGGCATCACCCAGGGCGGGCTGCTCCACCACTTCCGCAGCAAGGAGGACCTGCTGCTCTCCGTGCTCGCGCAGAGCGAGGAGCACGACGTCGAGCGGCTCTTCAGCGAGGAGCCCGCGTCCTACGCCGGGTACCTCGACACCCTGGTGGCGCTGATCGAGGACAACACCCGGCGGCCCGGCATCGTGCGGATGTTCAACGTGCTGGTCGGCGAGTCCGGCAACCTCGGACACCCCGCCCACGAGTACTTCAAGGAGCGGTACGCCCGCATCCTCCGCCACACCGTCGACCTCCTGGAGCGCGCCGTCGAGCGCGGCGAGCTGCGGACGGGCATCGACTGCGAGGCCGTCGGCAGGGAGCAGCTCGCCGTCATGGACGGGCTCCAGATCCAGTGGGCCCTCGACCCCGGGGCGCTGGACATGCCGGGGCGGGTGCGGGACTTCCTGCGCCGCCAGTACGAGGAGATCCGGGCCTGA